Proteins from a single region of Candidatus Puniceispirillum marinum IMCC1322:
- a CDS encoding prephenate dehydratase, with the protein MSDSPTQIAGKKVAFQGVPGAYSHMSCRAVMPDVEAVPYPSFEDMLTAVQHGDADWAMVPVENSIAGRVADIHHLLPGSGLFITGEHFQRVNHHLLAPRGATIEDLVEVHSHAQGLAQCRERLHKLGLTPIMHSDTAGAAKDVAARGDKHIGAIASRLAGEIYDLDVLIESAEDAEHNTTRFLIMAREAVTPIRADMASDTAMVTTMVFSLRSVPAALYKALGGFATNGINLTKLESYIRPGFHESAQFYMDVDGHIDDPAMQNAMEELHFYCQKDAVHVLGTYPASRLRGRDMDTPPL; encoded by the coding sequence TGGCAAAAAAGTCGCCTTCCAAGGCGTTCCCGGTGCCTATTCGCATATGTCTTGTCGCGCTGTCATGCCTGATGTCGAGGCGGTACCCTATCCTTCTTTTGAAGATATGCTGACTGCTGTCCAGCATGGCGACGCTGACTGGGCGATGGTGCCAGTTGAAAATTCGATCGCAGGGCGTGTGGCTGATATTCATCATCTGCTACCCGGATCAGGACTGTTCATCACGGGCGAGCATTTTCAGCGGGTCAACCACCACCTTCTTGCCCCTCGCGGTGCCACGATTGAAGACCTTGTCGAAGTGCATAGTCATGCACAGGGACTGGCGCAATGCCGCGAACGTCTGCACAAGCTGGGTCTGACACCGATCATGCATAGTGACACGGCAGGCGCTGCCAAGGACGTTGCGGCGCGTGGCGACAAGCATATTGGCGCCATTGCCTCTCGGCTTGCTGGCGAGATATATGATCTGGATGTGCTGATTGAATCAGCCGAAGATGCCGAACATAACACCACCCGCTTCTTGATTATGGCGCGTGAAGCTGTGACACCTATACGTGCCGATATGGCCTCTGATACAGCCATGGTCACAACCATGGTATTTAGCCTACGCTCGGTTCCGGCAGCACTTTATAAGGCACTTGGTGGATTTGCCACCAACGGCATTAATCTGACCAAGCTTGAATCCTATATCCGTCCCGGATTTCACGAATCGGCACAATTCTACATGGATGTTGATGGTCATATTGACGATCCGGCCATGCAGAATGCGATGGAAGAATTGCATTTCTATTGCCAGAAAGATGCGGTGCATGTGCTTGGCACCTATCCAGCCAGCCGTCTGCGTGGTCGAGACATGGACACGCCGCCGCTTTAA
- a CDS encoding DNA recombination protein RmuC — protein sequence MSALEMILLGVIAIIAVMVFVSMSRHKASPQSDDGLAELRGQLSQLSNQSAELQRVIASQMSETEGRIGTRLEQSMRDQNERTNKQLNGMAEKLVVISEANAHISALSGQVTQLQNILSNKQARGSFGEVQLENLVRDALPDSAYDFQATLGNGKRVDCLLALPNPPGAICIDSKFPLESYRRLVDAADEPSRDMARRGLEADVKKHINDIADKYIVPGETAESAILFLPSESVYAEINIQLPRLVDESRRKHVYMAGPDNLMLILHTVRAILRDARMHEAAGLIQTQVDTMMQDVRRLDDRVAKLASHFSQAEKDIADIQTSTRKITSRGDKIAEIEVIDAKAVDDMPPEKSSGDLLG from the coding sequence ATGTCAGCGCTTGAAATGATCCTGCTTGGGGTTATCGCGATCATAGCTGTGATGGTATTTGTCAGCATGTCACGGCACAAAGCATCACCGCAATCAGATGACGGGCTGGCCGAATTGCGCGGCCAGCTATCGCAGCTGTCCAACCAGTCGGCTGAATTGCAACGCGTCATTGCCTCGCAAATGTCCGAAACCGAAGGCCGAATTGGCACAAGGCTGGAACAATCTATGCGCGATCAGAATGAACGGACAAATAAGCAGCTGAATGGTATGGCGGAAAAGCTCGTCGTTATAAGCGAAGCCAATGCCCATATTTCAGCGCTGAGTGGGCAGGTTACGCAGTTGCAGAACATTCTGTCAAATAAGCAGGCGCGTGGCAGTTTCGGTGAAGTCCAGCTGGAAAATCTGGTGCGTGATGCCTTGCCGGATAGTGCCTATGACTTTCAGGCGACATTGGGTAACGGCAAGCGTGTTGATTGCCTGCTGGCCTTGCCGAACCCACCAGGTGCGATCTGTATCGATTCCAAATTTCCGCTAGAAAGCTATAGGCGGCTTGTCGATGCCGCTGATGAGCCAAGCCGTGATATGGCGCGCCGTGGGCTGGAAGCCGATGTCAAAAAACATATCAATGACATTGCCGATAAATATATCGTGCCGGGGGAAACAGCCGAAAGCGCGATCCTGTTTCTGCCATCCGAGTCGGTCTATGCCGAGATCAATATTCAACTGCCGCGTCTGGTTGACGAAAGCCGCCGCAAACATGTCTATATGGCAGGACCGGATAATCTGATGCTGATCCTGCATACGGTGCGGGCGATTTTGCGGGATGCGCGGATGCATGAAGCGGCAGGCCTGATCCAGACGCAGGTCGATACAATGATGCAGGATGTCAGGCGGCTGGATGACCGGGTGGCCAAGCTGGCATCGCATTTTTCGCAAGCCGAAAAGGATATTGCCGACATTCAGACATCGACACGCAAGATTACTTCGCGCGGTGATAAAATTGCCGAGATCGAAGTGATCGATGCAAAAGCCGTTGACGATATGCCGCCGGAGAAATCATCCGGCGATCTGCTTGGCTAG
- a CDS encoding pyrimidine 5'-nucleotidase: MQISEKSPVHFPVSDINDWIFDLDNTIYPARSNLFVRVAVRITEFVASHFEVETDEAKVIQKDLFHRYGTTMRGLMVEENMTPDAFLHYVHDIDVSDLPYEAELDQMIGALPGRKHIFTNGTVPHAENILNAYGIRHHFDEIFDIVGADYVPKPEMAAFDQFITKTKIDPNGAVMLEDMARNLEPAAALGMRTVWLASDHDFAIKGSDQDFVHFIADDLKSFLSSLSMTA; encoded by the coding sequence ATGCAAATAAGTGAAAAATCCCCCGTGCATTTTCCAGTGTCGGATATCAATGACTGGATATTTGATCTGGATAATACGATCTATCCCGCGCGTTCGAACCTGTTCGTGCGGGTCGCGGTCAGGATCACTGAATTTGTTGCCAGCCATTTCGAGGTTGAAACAGACGAAGCCAAAGTTATCCAGAAAGATTTGTTTCATCGCTATGGCACGACGATGCGCGGGCTGATGGTTGAAGAAAATATGACGCCAGATGCGTTTTTGCATTATGTGCATGATATCGATGTCAGCGATTTGCCCTATGAAGCCGAGCTTGACCAGATGATCGGGGCTTTGCCTGGCCGCAAGCATATTTTTACCAATGGCACCGTGCCACATGCCGAAAATATCCTGAATGCCTATGGTATCCGGCATCATTTTGACGAAATTTTTGACATTGTCGGGGCTGACTATGTGCCAAAGCCGGAAATGGCTGCTTTTGACCAGTTCATTACCAAGACCAAGATTGACCCGAATGGGGCGGTCATGCTTGAAGATATGGCGCGGAATCTGGAACCGGCAGCGGCGCTGGGGATGCGCACAGTCTGGTTGGCAAGTGACCATGATTTTGCCATCAAGGGGTCGGATCAAGACTTTGTGCATTTTATCGCCGATGATCTGAAAAGCTTTTTATCGAGCCTGTCGATGACAGCTTAA
- a CDS encoding DNA polymerase III subunit gamma/tau: MNETATTAYRVLARKYRPETFSALIGQDALVRTLGNALSLGRLAHAFVLTGVRGVGKTSAARLLAKGLNCIGPDGNGAATLEPCGTCEPCTAIAAGRHVDVLEIDAASHTGVDDAREIIEAVNYRPVSARFKIYIIDEVHMMSKSAFNALLKTLEEPPDAVKFIFATTEIRKVPVTILSRCQRYDLRRVPATLLASHLEMICGKEDIKAEAGALAAIASAAEGSVRDALSLLDQAAAMTADTLSAESVSDMLGRPGRAEALALLKSVLANDVASALASFNDIYQRGAEPEMLIADLLDIVHSASLCATGGSSATLIEGERASIEELATLGIAKLGRAWQILLKGHGELNAAPNPANACEMLLIRLAHAAQMPSPDEILRALPEATAGNAATISTASSSPSASASPTSTDIPAPASTATPTTTMSTSPTGTPTGTPTSTMSGAPSTNVAIQHQPDQQTVPAQNTDADADAAPDRLAANDTPPLNTLADIATLAEDKGEMLLAALIRNHVRLVALQPGLLEIALSGKPPEKFLGDLAQHLRHWTGARWLVSLSDETAGKTLAEAKADAAAVRLDTIAKTPLVAKIISVFPGATIEDISAIDAPVTDPDKDTDTDTYNEEDPD; encoded by the coding sequence ATGAACGAAACGGCCACTACAGCCTACCGTGTTCTGGCACGCAAATACCGTCCCGAGACGTTTTCGGCGTTGATCGGACAGGATGCGCTGGTACGCACTCTCGGCAATGCTTTATCGCTTGGTCGTCTGGCACATGCCTTTGTCCTGACTGGCGTGCGCGGCGTTGGCAAAACCTCGGCCGCACGTCTGCTTGCCAAAGGCCTGAACTGTATAGGGCCTGATGGAAATGGCGCTGCGACGCTAGAGCCATGCGGCACATGCGAGCCTTGCACGGCGATTGCTGCTGGTCGCCATGTTGATGTTCTGGAAATTGATGCCGCCAGCCATACGGGCGTTGATGATGCTCGTGAAATTATCGAAGCGGTTAATTACCGGCCCGTATCGGCACGTTTCAAAATCTATATCATCGACGAAGTTCATATGATGTCCAAAAGCGCCTTTAACGCGCTTCTCAAAACACTCGAAGAGCCGCCCGATGCGGTAAAATTCATTTTTGCCACTACCGAAATCCGCAAAGTGCCAGTGACCATCTTGTCACGCTGTCAGCGTTATGATCTGCGCCGTGTGCCTGCGACTTTGCTGGCCTCGCACCTAGAGATGATCTGCGGCAAGGAAGACATTAAAGCCGAAGCTGGTGCGCTAGCCGCCATTGCTAGCGCCGCCGAGGGATCGGTTCGTGACGCCCTGTCCTTGCTGGATCAGGCCGCCGCCATGACAGCCGATACATTATCTGCCGAATCGGTTTCTGACATGCTGGGCCGACCCGGACGTGCCGAGGCTTTAGCCTTGTTAAAATCGGTTTTGGCAAATGACGTCGCCAGCGCGCTAGCATCCTTTAACGATATCTATCAACGTGGCGCCGAGCCTGAAATGCTGATCGCTGATTTGCTTGATATCGTCCATAGTGCCAGCCTATGCGCAACCGGCGGTTCCAGCGCCACATTGATCGAGGGTGAACGCGCGTCTATCGAAGAACTCGCCACACTTGGTATCGCCAAGCTAGGACGTGCATGGCAAATTTTACTCAAAGGCCATGGTGAACTGAATGCCGCGCCAAACCCTGCCAATGCTTGTGAAATGCTATTGATACGTCTGGCGCATGCTGCGCAGATGCCAAGCCCTGATGAAATTCTGCGCGCGTTACCCGAGGCCACTGCTGGCAATGCGGCGACAATATCCACCGCATCATCAAGCCCCTCTGCCAGTGCCTCGCCCACATCTACGGACATACCAGCACCCGCATCAACAGCGACGCCAACAACCACTATGTCCACCAGCCCAACTGGCACCCCAACTGGCACACCAACAAGCACAATGTCAGGCGCCCCATCAACCAATGTTGCCATCCAGCACCAGCCTGACCAGCAAACGGTGCCAGCCCAGAATACCGATGCCGATGCTGATGCCGCGCCAGATCGTCTGGCAGCAAACGACACACCGCCATTGAACACGCTTGCCGATATTGCCACTTTGGCCGAAGATAAAGGCGAGATGCTTTTGGCGGCATTGATCCGCAATCATGTGCGGCTTGTCGCATTGCAACCCGGATTATTGGAAATCGCCTTGTCAGGCAAACCGCCAGAAAAATTTCTTGGCGACCTTGCCCAGCATTTACGGCATTGGACTGGCGCGCGCTGGCTGGTGTCTTTATCTGACGAGACTGCTGGCAAAACCCTTGCCGAAGCCAAGGCTGATGCCGCGGCAGTACGTCTTGATACGATCGCCAAAACGCCGCTTGTTGCCAAAATTATATCTGTATTTCCTGGCGCAACGATCGAAGATATCAGTGCCATTGATGCACCCGTCACCGATCCGGACAAAGACACCGACACCGACACCTATAATGAAGAGGATCCTGACTGA
- the dapE gene encoding succinyl-diaminopimelate desuccinylase: protein MDDVSYSVDLTQRLIRCPSVTPADAGALDVLVTELTALGFECTRLAFGDGDARIDNLFAWLGNKAASGTETKHFCFAGHTDVVPVGDADAWQFDPFSGTLDQGNIYGRGASDMKGGIAAFVGAVARLLARDSFDPAKGHAISLMITGDEEGDAVNGTVKMVEWVQEHGFVPDFCVVGEPTNPDAVGDVIKNGRRGSLSCQLTVEGAQGHVAYPHLADNPFARLLDMLAPVNSCELDGGNAFFDPSTANITSIDTNNPAGNVIPARAQARFNIRFNTEHTADSLIGWLEEHFTRVGGIWHADWRASAHPFLTEPGMLTDIMIAAISKVTGRDPQLSTSGGTSDARFITTLCPVAEFGLVGRTMHKVDEHTAIADIDVLSAIYENMLASYFEAA, encoded by the coding sequence ATGGATGATGTTTCATATTCGGTTGACCTGACCCAACGTCTGATCCGCTGTCCGTCGGTAACACCGGCAGATGCGGGCGCGCTTGATGTGCTGGTGACTGAGCTGACAGCATTGGGATTTGAATGTACGCGGCTGGCCTTTGGTGATGGCGATGCGCGGATCGATAATCTGTTTGCATGGTTGGGCAACAAAGCGGCATCGGGGACAGAGACAAAACATTTCTGTTTCGCCGGTCATACCGATGTCGTGCCAGTTGGTGATGCCGATGCGTGGCAGTTTGATCCGTTTTCGGGGACGCTTGACCAAGGCAATATCTATGGGCGTGGGGCGTCGGACATGAAAGGTGGCATTGCGGCGTTTGTTGGCGCCGTAGCCCGTTTGCTGGCACGCGATAGCTTTGATCCAGCCAAAGGCCATGCCATTAGCCTGATGATTACCGGTGATGAAGAAGGTGATGCCGTCAATGGTACGGTTAAGATGGTCGAATGGGTTCAGGAACACGGGTTTGTTCCCGATTTTTGCGTTGTTGGTGAGCCGACTAATCCGGATGCCGTCGGGGATGTGATCAAGAATGGTCGCCGGGGTAGCTTGTCATGTCAGCTAACCGTCGAAGGGGCGCAAGGTCATGTTGCCTATCCGCATCTGGCGGATAATCCATTTGCACGATTACTCGATATGCTGGCACCGGTGAATAGCTGTGAGCTGGATGGCGGTAATGCGTTTTTTGATCCCTCAACAGCGAATATAACGTCGATTGACACGAATAATCCGGCTGGCAATGTGATACCGGCGCGGGCGCAAGCGCGTTTCAATATCCGTTTTAACACTGAACATACAGCAGATAGTTTAATTGGCTGGCTGGAAGAACATTTTACGCGTGTTGGCGGGATATGGCATGCTGACTGGCGGGCGTCGGCGCATCCGTTTTTGACCGAACCAGGCATGCTGACCGATATCATGATCGCGGCAATCAGCAAAGTAACAGGACGTGACCCGCAGCTATCCACCAGTGGCGGAACGTCGGATGCGCGGTTTATTACAACACTATGCCCTGTGGCCGAATTCGGGCTGGTTGGGCGGACTATGCATAAAGTTGACGAGCATACGGCAATCGCAGATATAGATGTTTTATCGGCCATATATGAAAATATGCTGGCCAGTTATTTTGAGGCAGCATAG
- the recR gene encoding recombination mediator RecR, with amino-acid sequence MDSSLENLIRRLGRLPGLGPRSARRAVLFLLKNRDRLMLPLAQELHDIARTVRPCVDCGNLDTADLCHICRDDRRDKSRICVVEDVGDLWAMERAAVFRGRYHVLGGTLSALDGRGPDDLAIDRLLRRAQAGEVVEIILALSATVDGQTTAHYIAEKLAPSNLDVTRLAHGVPVGGELDYLDDGTLAQALKARAKMN; translated from the coding sequence ATGGATTCATCACTGGAAAATCTGATCCGGCGTCTTGGCCGGCTTCCTGGTCTTGGCCCCCGTTCGGCGCGGCGTGCGGTGCTGTTCCTGTTGAAAAACCGTGACCGGTTGATGTTACCACTTGCCCAGGAGTTACATGATATCGCCCGCACCGTGCGCCCCTGTGTCGATTGCGGTAATCTTGATACAGCCGATCTGTGCCATATTTGCAGGGATGACCGGCGCGATAAAAGCCGTATCTGTGTTGTTGAGGATGTTGGCGACCTCTGGGCAATGGAACGTGCGGCGGTATTTCGCGGCCGCTATCATGTTCTTGGTGGCACATTGAGCGCACTTGACGGGCGCGGCCCTGATGATCTGGCTATTGATCGATTGCTCCGCCGGGCACAGGCTGGCGAAGTTGTTGAGATAATTCTGGCGCTATCGGCCACTGTCGATGGCCAGACAACCGCGCATTATATTGCCGAAAAACTGGCACCATCCAATCTTGATGTGACACGGCTTGCGCATGGCGTGCCAGTTGGCGGTGAACTTGATTATCTGGATGATGGCACCTTGGCACAAGCCCTCAAGGCCCGCGCCAAAATGAACTAG
- a CDS encoding YbaB/EbfC family nucleoid-associated protein, with translation MRNMMGMMKKAQEVQSRMQSLQDDMANARFSASVASDAVTVTVNGKGHLQAVKIAPDALATNDSDMLEDLILLASNRACDEANKAMKAQMADITGGLDLPPGMNLPF, from the coding sequence ATGCGCAATATGATGGGCATGATGAAAAAGGCACAGGAAGTCCAGAGCCGCATGCAGTCTTTACAGGATGATATGGCCAATGCCCGTTTTTCGGCCAGCGTTGCCAGCGATGCTGTCACCGTCACGGTCAATGGCAAAGGCCACCTTCAAGCCGTAAAGATCGCACCGGACGCCCTTGCCACTAATGACAGCGACATGCTCGAAGACCTCATTCTGCTGGCCAGCAATCGGGCATGTGACGAAGCAAATAAAGCGATGAAAGCGCAGATGGCCGACATAACCGGCGGATTAGACCTGCCACCGGGCATGAATCTGCCCTTTTGA
- the fmt gene encoding methionyl-tRNA formyltransferase yields the protein MGKLRIVYMGSPDFAIPALDLLAQNHEICAVYTQPPRRSGRGMQEQPVPLARHALDMGLPVSWPTTLNDKDVQDELAAYDADLFIVVAYGLLLPQAVLDIPRYGCLNGHASLLPRWRGAAPIQRAIEAGDSETGISIMLMEAGLDTGPVLATRAIAITDDMNAGDLHDALASLNATLLNDTVASLDDALLHRTPQASDGVTYAAKISGADAHIDWQTSAAELACHIRAYAPYPGAWCNGPKGRIRILEAQPAPLPHDTAGQPGSFAGQDDKGNMLMMTGDGILCVTLVQPAGKKPMPSRNFLNGVKLAIGDMLSGSHPT from the coding sequence ATGGGTAAATTGCGCATTGTCTATATGGGAAGTCCGGATTTCGCCATCCCCGCCCTTGATCTGCTGGCACAAAATCATGAAATATGCGCGGTCTATACACAGCCGCCACGCCGATCCGGTCGCGGTATGCAGGAACAGCCGGTGCCGCTTGCCCGCCATGCGCTTGATATGGGCTTGCCGGTATCTTGGCCAACCACGCTGAATGATAAAGATGTGCAAGACGAGCTTGCCGCCTATGATGCCGATCTGTTCATCGTCGTTGCCTATGGCTTGCTTTTGCCGCAAGCCGTTCTTGATATTCCGCGCTATGGCTGTCTGAACGGGCATGCCTCCTTATTGCCACGCTGGCGTGGTGCCGCCCCAATCCAGCGCGCCATCGAAGCTGGCGACAGTGAAACCGGCATTAGTATAATGTTGATGGAAGCTGGGCTTGATACAGGTCCGGTTCTGGCCACCCGCGCCATAGCCATCACAGACGACATGAATGCAGGCGATCTGCATGATGCGCTGGCCAGCCTGAACGCAACGCTTCTCAATGATACAGTGGCATCGCTTGATGACGCGCTGTTGCACCGCACGCCGCAAGCCAGCGACGGTGTGACCTATGCGGCCAAGATTTCCGGCGCTGATGCCCATATTGACTGGCAGACAAGCGCCGCCGAACTAGCCTGTCATATCCGTGCCTATGCGCCCTATCCGGGGGCATGGTGTAACGGGCCCAAAGGCCGCATTCGCATTCTTGAGGCGCAGCCTGCGCCTCTGCCGCATGATACCGCTGGCCAACCCGGTTCATTTGCCGGACAGGATGATAAAGGCAATATGCTGATGATGACAGGTGATGGCATCCTCTGCGTTACCCTTGTTCAGCCTGCTGGCAAAAAACCTATGCCATCACGCAACTTTCTCAATGGCGTTAAGCTGGCCATCGGCGACATGCTGTCAGGTAGCCACCCCACATGA
- the truA gene encoding tRNA pseudouridine(38-40) synthase TruA, giving the protein MTRRIFITIEYDGAPFVGWQRQDNGITVQQELEEAAFAFTGEKINVQGAGRTDSGVHALGQVAHLDVPEKFAPNRVMEALNAHLSHTAISVLDAYEVPDDAHARFSAIGRRYLYRILPRRQPPALDAGRVWHHKQPLDADAMQAGADMLIGRHDFNSFRAAQCQAESSIRTLDILQVEQVSAEIHLHVEARSFLHHQVRNIAGTLALVGTGKWQPDDVKAALAAADRSAAGPTAPPHGLYLTDVFYPDGIGKRV; this is encoded by the coding sequence ATGACACGTCGCATCTTCATAACCATTGAATATGATGGCGCGCCCTTTGTTGGCTGGCAACGTCAGGATAATGGCATCACTGTTCAACAGGAACTTGAAGAGGCCGCCTTTGCTTTTACCGGCGAAAAAATCAACGTTCAGGGGGCAGGCCGCACCGATTCAGGCGTCCATGCGCTGGGCCAGGTGGCGCATCTCGATGTGCCGGAAAAATTTGCTCCCAATCGTGTTATGGAAGCGCTGAATGCGCATCTGTCACACACAGCCATCAGCGTGCTTGACGCCTATGAGGTGCCCGATGATGCGCATGCGCGCTTTTCCGCAATCGGTCGGCGTTATCTATATCGTATCCTGCCCCGCCGCCAGCCCCCCGCACTTGATGCTGGCCGGGTCTGGCATCACAAACAGCCACTTGATGCCGATGCCATGCAGGCTGGTGCCGATATGCTGATCGGGCGGCATGATTTCAACAGCTTTCGCGCCGCCCAATGTCAGGCTGAATCGTCCATTCGTACGCTTGATATTCTTCAGGTTGAACAGGTGAGTGCAGAAATACATCTGCATGTCGAAGCCAGATCGTTCCTGCATCATCAGGTTCGCAATATTGCTGGCACGCTGGCGTTGGTCGGCACTGGAAAATGGCAGCCTGACGATGTCAAAGCCGCGCTGGCAGCGGCTGACCGAAGCGCTGCCGGACCTACCGCGCCTCCACATGGGTTATATCTGACCGATGTATTTTATCCGGATGGGATTGGCAAGCGCGTTTGA
- the def gene encoding peptide deformylase — MGAHVANILDIIKLPDPVLREKAVAVPEVTDGIRNLLDDMAVTMYDAPGIGLAAPQINISERLIVMDCGKDETPELYKMINPEIIETSEDKSILEEGCLSIPDQTAEVTRPATVTVRYTDIDGDTQMLTAEGLLAACVQHEIDHLNGVLFIDHISRLKRDMIIRRVMKEMRQSSSKS, encoded by the coding sequence ATGGGTGCGCATGTAGCCAATATTCTAGACATTATTAAATTGCCCGACCCCGTGTTGCGCGAAAAGGCTGTTGCTGTGCCTGAAGTCACCGATGGCATCCGCAACCTGCTTGATGACATGGCCGTCACCATGTATGACGCACCGGGCATTGGCCTTGCCGCGCCACAGATCAATATTTCCGAGCGCCTTATCGTCATGGATTGCGGCAAGGATGAAACGCCCGAACTTTACAAGATGATCAATCCCGAGATTATCGAAACATCCGAAGACAAATCCATTCTCGAAGAAGGCTGCCTGTCGATCCCTGACCAGACCGCCGAAGTTACCCGGCCAGCAACCGTAACCGTGCGTTATACCGACATTGACGGCGACACCCAGATGCTGACCGCCGAAGGTCTGTTGGCTGCCTGTGTCCAGCATGAAATCGATCATCTGAACGGGGTTCTGTTTATTGACCATATATCGCGGCTGAAACGCGACATGATCATTCGCCGGGTGATGAAGGAAATGCGGCAATCATCGTCCAAATCTTAA
- the dapD gene encoding 2,3,4,5-tetrahydropyridine-2,6-dicarboxylate N-succinyltransferase, producing MDTAQLEQEIDAAWDARDSVNADTKGAVRDAVTDVLEMLDNGTVRVAEPMGDHQWQVNQWLKKAVLLSFRLNDMTVIKGGVVHPQAGEATFWDKVPPKFSGWDEKRFRDAGFRAVPGCVVRHSAYVAPGVVIMPGFINLGAYVDSGTMVDTWATVGSCAQIGKNVHLSGGAGIGGVLEPLQAGPVVIEDDCFIGARSEVVEGVVVEKGAVLSMGVFIGASTKIINRHTGEVHMGRVPAYSVVVPGSLPGKPLPDGSPGPSLSCAVIIKQVDEKTRSKTSVNDLLRD from the coding sequence ATGGATACAGCGCAACTTGAGCAGGAAATTGACGCAGCGTGGGATGCACGGGACAGTGTAAATGCTGATACGAAAGGCGCTGTCCGTGACGCCGTTACCGATGTTCTCGAAATGCTGGATAATGGCACGGTGCGCGTTGCCGAACCGATGGGCGATCATCAGTGGCAGGTGAATCAATGGCTGAAAAAGGCTGTTTTGCTGTCTTTCCGCCTGAATGATATGACCGTGATCAAGGGCGGCGTTGTGCATCCGCAGGCTGGCGAAGCGACATTCTGGGACAAAGTGCCGCCAAAGTTCAGTGGCTGGGATGAAAAGCGTTTTCGTGACGCCGGTTTTCGCGCGGTACCAGGATGTGTCGTGCGGCATTCTGCCTATGTGGCACCTGGCGTTGTGATTATGCCTGGCTTTATCAATCTTGGCGCCTATGTCGATAGCGGCACAATGGTTGATACCTGGGCAACGGTTGGCTCATGTGCGCAAATTGGCAAGAATGTGCATCTTTCCGGTGGTGCCGGTATCGGCGGCGTGCTTGAGCCATTACAGGCGGGCCCTGTGGTGATCGAAGATGACTGTTTCATCGGTGCGCGTTCGGAAGTTGTCGAAGGTGTGGTTGTTGAAAAAGGCGCGGTTCTGTCGATGGGCGTGTTTATCGGTGCCTCGACAAAAATTATCAATCGCCATACAGGCGAAGTGCATATGGGCCGTGTGCCCGCCTATTCGGTTGTGGTGCCGGGAAGTCTGCCAGGCAAGCCCTTGCCAGATGGGAGCCCGGGCCCGTCTTTGTCATGTGCGGTGATTATCAAGCAAGTTGACGAAAAAACACGATCAAAGACATCAGTAAACGACCTGCTTCGAGACTAG